From the genome of Pseudomonas yamanorum, one region includes:
- a CDS encoding GNAT family N-acetyltransferase, translating into MTTSLADWKGVPAPTVTLIEGRFIRLEKLDPARHGDDLFNALQGPGADPTLWDYLPYGPFPERAAFDAWLNNHASHSDPYFFSVIDKASGDVQGILSLMSIVPEQGRIEIGHVTFGAPMQRSPKSTEAVYLLAKHSFELGNRRLEWKCNNANARSKNAAERLGFSFEGVFRQHTVVKGRNRDTAWYSILDGEWPAIGAGFERWLSDENQAGSGQLKTLVECRT; encoded by the coding sequence ATGACGACATCATTGGCCGACTGGAAAGGCGTCCCGGCGCCTACCGTCACCCTTATCGAAGGGCGCTTCATCCGCCTGGAAAAACTCGACCCGGCCCGCCATGGCGATGACCTGTTCAACGCCCTGCAAGGCCCCGGCGCGGATCCGACGTTATGGGATTATTTGCCTTACGGCCCGTTCCCCGAGCGCGCCGCCTTCGACGCCTGGCTGAACAACCATGCGTCCCACAGCGACCCGTACTTCTTCAGCGTGATCGACAAAGCCAGCGGCGACGTACAAGGCATCCTCAGCCTGATGTCCATCGTGCCCGAGCAAGGCCGCATCGAAATCGGCCACGTGACCTTCGGCGCACCGATGCAGCGCTCACCGAAAAGCACCGAGGCGGTGTACCTGCTGGCCAAGCACTCGTTTGAACTGGGCAATCGTCGCCTGGAATGGAAGTGCAACAACGCCAACGCCCGCTCCAAAAATGCGGCCGAGCGGTTGGGATTCAGTTTTGAAGGGGTGTTTCGCCAGCACACCGTGGTCAAGGGCCGGAACCGGGATACGGCGTGGTATTCGATCCTGGATGGAGAATGGCCGGCGATTGGGGCCGGGTTCGAGCGTTGGCTCTCGGATGAAAACCAGGCGGGTTCGGGTCAACTGAAAACGCTGGTGGAGTGCCGTACCTAA
- a CDS encoding GNAT family N-acetyltransferase, which yields MSQIEIRQVSAADHAAWLPLWQAYLRFYNTELPDAVSQNTWQRLIDAHEPTHSALAWQDGKAVGMVNFIYHRSNWSIEDSCYLQDLLVDPAQRGTGVGRKLIEFVYATAKADGCCKVHWLTHETNATAIQLYERIAERPGFIQFRKGL from the coding sequence ATGAGCCAGATCGAAATCCGCCAGGTCAGCGCCGCCGACCACGCCGCGTGGCTGCCCCTGTGGCAAGCCTACCTGCGCTTCTACAACACCGAGTTGCCGGACGCCGTCAGCCAGAACACCTGGCAACGCCTGATCGACGCCCATGAGCCGACCCATTCGGCCCTGGCCTGGCAGGACGGCAAGGCCGTAGGCATGGTCAACTTCATCTACCATCGGTCCAACTGGAGCATCGAAGACTCCTGCTACCTGCAGGATTTGCTGGTAGACCCGGCCCAACGTGGCACCGGCGTCGGCCGCAAACTGATCGAGTTCGTCTACGCCACCGCCAAGGCCGACGGCTGCTGCAAGGTCCACTGGTTGACCCACGAGACCAACGCCACCGCCATCCAGCTTTACGAACGCATCGCCGAACGCCCCGGCTTTATCCAGTTTCGCAAAGGTCTTTAA